Proteins encoded by one window of Juglans regia cultivar Chandler chromosome 15, Walnut 2.0, whole genome shotgun sequence:
- the LOC118344658 gene encoding pathogenesis-related protein 5-like: MNHVQEMYTIFLDLSQKQTMGAGIKGVSLLFLSTIFSATMALAVTFSFDNQCIDTVWIAIISSNGPTLGGGGFPLAPGKLVIHNAYPGWSGRVWARTGCNFDSSDNGNCSTGDCGSLNCSGVGQPPFTSAEFITASEPTENNVYIVYLTDGYNVGMRINVTGGTIDCPYAGCIADLNGSCPSELKVVNNVSGSVVACKSACKAFKTAEFCCADDHSTPQTCTRTQYSEMFKKACPNAYSYPYDDVSSRFACPGSNILITICP, encoded by the exons ATGAACCACGTCCAAGAAATGTACACCATCTTTCTTGATCTCTCACAGAAACAAACAATGGGAGCAGGAATTAAAGGGGTGTCTCTCCTTTTCCTTTCGACTATATTCTCAG CTACTATGGCTTTAGCAGTCACTTTCTCCTTCGATAATCAATGTATCGACACAGTGTGGATCGCAATTATCTCCTCCAATGGTCCCACCCTCGGGGGCGGTGGTTTTCCCTTGGCACCGGGAAAATTGGTCATCCACAATGCCTACCCCGGCTGGTCTGGCAGGGTCTGGGCCCGAACTGGGTGCAACTTCGACTCCTCGGACAACGGTAACTGCTCCACCGGTGATTGTGGCTCGCTGAATTGCAGCGGAGTTGGCCAGCCACCTTTCACGTCAGCCGAGTTTATCACCGCATCAGAACCCACCGAAAATAACGTCTACATTGTCTACTTGACCGACGGCTACAACGTCGGCATGCGCATCAATGTCACCGGCGGAACAATTGACTGCCCGTACGCGGGCTGCATCGCCGACTTGAATGGCAGCTGCCCGTCGGAGTTGAAGGTGGTTAACAATGTTTCTGGCTCAGTGGTCGCATGCAAGAGCGCGTGCAAGGCATTCAAAACGGCCGAGTTTTGTTGTGCCGACGACCACTCGACGCCACAAACTTGCACGCGGACTCAGTACTCAGAGATGTTCAAGAAAGCATGTCCGAACGCGTATAGCTACCCTTACGATGATGTTTCAAGCCGTTTCGCTTGCCCTGGATCGAATATCTTGATCACGATTTGCCCATAA
- the LOC118344665 gene encoding pathogenesis-related thaumatin-like protein 3.5: MFFEKRFATALLLLGEKQPTNGLTTRKMKGSAAILSFLNECSYTVWPATFSGNDGPALGDGSFSLAPGQSIQLIVDPGWSGRVWARTGCNFDSSGNGKCLTGDCGSLNCIGDGQPPFTLARFIISLGTTDNTFYDISLVEGYNVGMRIDATGGTTDCQHAGCIADLNCPPELRVVDFFGSVVACKSECGAFNEAQCCCADDYSTPQTCSRTQYAEMFKACPNDVSSRFTCSGSNFLITFCPEEL, from the exons ATGTTTTTTGAGAAACGCTTTGCAACGGCCCTGCTGCTGTTGGGCGAAAAACAGCCTACCAATGGGCTGACTACACGTAAGATGAAAG GTTCAGCAGCCATTCTTTCCTTCCTGAATGAATGTAGCTACACAGTGTGGCCCGCAACTTTCTCCGGAAATGATGGTCCCGCCCTCGGGGATGGCAGTTTTTCCTTGGCTCCGGGACAATCGATCCAGCTCATTGTCGATCCCGGTTGGTCCGGCAGGGTCTGGGCCCGAACTGGCTGCAACTTTGACTCCTCGGGCAACGGTAAATGCCTCACTGGTGATTGTGGCTCGCTTAATTGCATCGGAGACGGCCAGCCACCTTTTACGTTAGCCCGGTTCATCATCTCATTGGGAACCACCGACAATACCTTCTACGATATCAGCCTGGTCGAAGGCTACAACGTCGGCATGCGCATCGATGCCACCGGCGGAACAACTGACTGCCAGCACGCGGGCTGCATCGCCGACTTGAACTGTCCCCCGGAGTTGCGGGTGGTTGATTTTTTTGGCTCGGTAGTCGCGTGCAAGAGCGAGTGCGGGGCGTTCAATGAGGCCCAGTGTTGTTGCGCCGACGACTACTCGACGCCACAAACTTGCTCGCGGACTCAGTACGCGGAGATGTTCAAAGCGTGTCCGAATGATGTTTCAAGCCGTTTCACTTGCTCTGGGTCGAATTTCTTGATCACGTTTTGTCCAGAAGAGTTATGA